Sequence from the Cellulomonas fimi ATCC 484 genome:
GAGGATCCAGCCGTAGGTGCGGGCGCGCGCCAGCGTCGACCACAGGACGACGCCGAGCACGCCGATGAGGATGTGCACGATGTTGTGCAGCGGGTTGATCGCGAAGCCGAGCAGCGTCTGCGAGTGGTCGTGCTCGGTGAACCCGTCGAAGCCCGTGACGGCGAAGCCGACGAGGCCGACGAGCAGGTAGACCACGCCGATGACGAGGGCGAGGTACTGCGCGGGGTGACGCTGCCGCGTGGTCGCGGCTGAGCGGGTGGTGTCCGTCATGCGAGTGCTCCTCCGGACGGCCCGGCGCTCGCGGACGCACCGCCGGGGCCTGGAACGCCGCGGGCTCGACGCGTCCTCCCAGCATGGCGGCGCGCCGGGCCGCACGCACGCCGGGGCGTCAGGACCGGTGACCTGTGCCCTTCGCCTGCCGGCGCGCGCGGACGGCCAGCGCCGTGATGATGCCCGCCGTGACGACGAGGATCGCCACGATCGCGAGCGTGCGGCCGGGCGTGAGCGGGCCGAGCTGGTCCTCTCCCGACTCCTGGTGCGGGCCCGCGCCGCCCTCGCCGTAGGTCGCC
This genomic interval carries:
- a CDS encoding DUF4383 domain-containing protein translates to MTDTTRSAATTRQRHPAQYLALVIGVVYLLVGLVGFAVTGFDGFTEHDHSQTLLGFAINPLHNIVHILIGVLGVVLWSTLARARTYGWILAVGYGATFVYGLVVANDPDANILNINGADNGLHLVSALAGLAIALWPARDRTATRTR